The genomic DNA GGGAAGTTCAAGCTATAAAAGACCTGAATTCCGGACGGACTATTGGAAAATGGTTGTTCAGTTGTTGGAATGAGTTGACGAATTGAGCTATCGCTTAATGATGCATTATCACTCCGTTTCCAGCGAATACTAACGACGCAATGAATAATTTCTCAGTCGTTAGGAGCTAAGCGCGATGAACAGCCATGAAAAACATAAGTATCAATGGCCGCTGATCGGCAAACGGTCGAAGCCTAAACTGCATCAAGACGACATTACCATCGTCGACGCGAGCATGGCGAGAAAAGCCGTGGTCGCCACGGCCCTGGGCAACGCGATGGAATGGTTCGACTTCGGCATCTATTCTTATCTTGCCGTCGTGATCGGAAAGGTTTTCTTCCCTTCCTTGAGCGGCTCCGTGCAGCTGATTTATACATTCGCTACGTTTTCCATTGCTTTTGTCGTCAGGCCTTTTGGCGGATTGTTCTTCGGACGCCTTGGAGACCGCTGGGGGCGCAAAAAAGTGCTCACCATAACGCTGCTGATGATGGCCATCTCCACCCTCTGCATCGGTCTCATTCCAAGCTACGCATCGATCGGAGTAACCGCATCGGTATTACTCTTGCTGGCCCGGCTGGTACAGGGCTTCTCCACCGGGGGCGAGTATTCGGGAGCGATGACCTTTATCGCCGAGTCGACGCCCGACAAAAGGAGGGGCTTCCTATCCAGCGGACTGGAAGTGGGAACCTTGATCGGTTACATTGCCGGCTCCGGATTGGTCACGCTGCTGACCTACCTTCTCGGTTCCGAGCAAATGGTGGCTTGGGGCTGGAGAATTCCCTTTTTCGTTGCGGCTCCGATTGGTTTGGTCGGGCTCTATCTCCGCAGACATTTGGAGGAAACGCCTGCTTTTGAAGCAATGGAGAAGGCAAAGGATGAGAACAAGCCGAAGGTACCGCTCAGAGAGCTGTTCTCGAAGCATTGGAAGGTCATGCTGATCTGCACCGTGCTGGTCTTTTTCTTTAATGTCGTCGATTATATGATACTATCCTATATGCCTTCGCATCTGACCGCCGTGCTGGGTTACGGGGAAGCCGAAGGACTTCTCCTGATTCTGATCGTCATGTTTATCATGATTCCGATCGTGCTAGCCATGGGTTATTTCAGCGACCGGATCGGCAACAAACGAATTATGCAGATCGGGCTCGCGGGACTGCTGGTGCTCTCGCTTCCGGCTTTTTTATGGATTGGCAGCGGCAAGCTTGGGCTCGTGTTTCTGGGGCTGCTGATTCTGGCCGTGTTCCTTACCTGTTTCGAAGGAACGATGCCCTCCGTACTGCCTGCGCTGTTTTTTACCGATGTCCGTTATGGCCTTCTAGCGATTACGTATAATATTTCGGCGTCCTTGTTCGGCGGCACGACCCCTCTCGTGATGGCCTGGTTGATTAATCTGACCAAGAACAACCTCGTTCCAGCCTATTTTCTGATTGCCACGTCCATCATTGGCTTGGTCGTCGTGACACTGTGGTTTACCGAAACCTCAGGCAAAGCGCTTCGCGGCTCCCCGCCTGCCGTCACGGAGAAGCATGAAATCAAAGAACTGCTGGATGAACCGGAAGAGGCGCTATGGTGGCATGAGGAACACGCCATGATTCAGGAGTCTGGAGCAGCTCCGGAGGAGAGGAAATAGACCGGTTGCTTCGAGTTATTTTGATATAAAAAACCACCGCTCCTCTTGTAGTAAGGAATGCGGTGGTTTTCATCCAACCCAAGACATGCAGTGAATCAATAAAACCAAACCAGCCTACTCTTCCGTGCGGAAAAGAGGCTGGTTTGTTCTGTTAACCCCTGAATCGGTTAGTTGGCGTTCCGGTTATCAATCAGCTTGGCCTTGATTAAAAACCGCTGCACAATCACTGCAGTTTCAGCCCGGGTAAGGTTCCCTGCTGGCCTCAAGCCTTCTGCTGATCCTTCCACGATTCCATTCTTCACGGCTGCGGCAATGGCCGGCTTCGCCCAGGATGCTAGCGCTGCACGATCTGCAAACGGAGACAGCAATACATCTGCATCTAATCCCTCCGCTTCAAGTCCAGCCAGCTTCATCGCCCGGGCCATGATCACCAATGCTTCCTGCCGGGTGATGGTTTGATCAGGAGCGAACGTCTGATTGTCGTAACCCTTGATCAGGCCGTATTCCACTGCCTTCGCGACAGCCCCGGCATACCAGTCACCGGCTTTAACGTCGGTGAACTCCGAATGACCGCTGCCTTCATTGTCGGACAAACCTAACGCCCGTACCACAACAGCTGCAAGTTCTGCCCGTGTAATGACCGCATCAGGGTTATAATGATCGTCATCGATCCCTTTGACAATCATTCGGGAAGCCATTTCGTTTACGGCCTGCTTCGACCAATGTCCTTCTACATCCGCGAAGGCCTTCGAGTTCCAGATGAGGAAGTAATCGCTATTCGTCAGGCTGTTGACGACGGCATAATTCTTCCCTTCGCGAGTCGTGATAAAGGTAGGGACATGGCGGACGCTGCCATCCGGATCCAGCACGGCAGCCGTTGTCACTTTGCTCGGATCCAGACCCGTAGGAAGCGGTATGTCGCGTTCCACGTAGCCGCCGAACTGTTCTACGTCTACCGTCGTTCCCTTATAGGAAGCCGTTACTTTAAAGGTGACGGGCGTAGCTGCAACCTCGAAGTTTCCTTGGGCCGCTGCGACTTGTGCGCGAACCGCCGCAGCCTCATCGCTCTTGGCAATCTCCATGCGGACGATGATGTCCGAGAGCTTGACCTGTTCGCCCAGTTTTGAAGAAACCTTATCTATGGCTATTTGTCCGGCAGGCAGTCTGTAGATGCCATAAGGCGTCTGTACCTCCAGAATCGCTTGCTTGGTTTCCATGCTTTTCACCGCTTCGCCGTTCAATACGACCGACACCATGTCCACGCTGGCGGTAACAGGAATAATTACGGTGGAATGATCTGCCGCCTGCTTAAGCTGATCAACCAGCTTCGCTTGGTCTATTGTGGCAGTCAGCACTGATTTGCCGTTCTCTTTGGTGGTCAAAGCAGTAGCGATCTGATCCTTCACAACGCCGTCGACGATGACCTGAAAGCCGTCAGGCTTCGCAGGGGTTGAAGTTCCTGGACTTGAACCCGTGCTTGTTGAAGGCGTGCCGGAGTGATTGGAATTGTCCGAAGGAGTGCTTGCCCACTTTGCATACAGCGTCACATCGGATGTGACCGTATCCGCCGCGAAGTTCCAAGCGTTTGTTCCCGCTGCTTCTTTGTACCAGCCTGCGAATGTGTAGCCCGCTTTCGTCGGCGCTGGCGGAGCGCTGATGATCGTGCCGTTGTCCACATTGGTGATGCTGGAAACTGCACTGCCTCCCTGCGAGTCGAACGTCACGGTGTGTTGCACCGGTCCCTCTTTGACCGTTACCTTGCCAGGGGTCAACGTTTTGTCCATCTCAGCCCCGAATGCATCCAAGATTGAGAAAAACGTCGGCTCTCCTGTTTGCACCGTCAGTGCCTTATCACTTAACTCCGCTTCGTTCTTAATCTTGAAGCTGACGGTGAACAGCTTCTCTCCTGCAACAACTGGCGTATCGCCCGCATCGCTGTCTACCCATGCTGTCTTGAGCCAGCCTGCGTCGTTATCGTAATTGGAGTCGAAGTAATCTCCGGCATTTCCTGTAATGCCCGTTACTTCCAAGGCCTCCGCGTCAAAATCGATCTGTACGCTATAGGCTGCTATTCCGTAGGTGGAGTCGGCCACTGTAACCGGTACGTCCACCGTAGATCCAGGCGTTCCGCTCACCGATCCGATCTGAATCTGCGCCGCGTGCCGCGTCCACTTCGCGTGCAGCGTCACATCGGACGTCACCGCATCTTCTGTGAAGTTCCACGCATTCGTTCCCTCTGCTTCCTTGTACCAGCCTGCGAACGTAAAGCCGGCTTTCGTCGGCGCTGGCGGCTCGGTGATCGTCGTGCCGCTGTTTACGCCGGTCGCGTTCTCAACCTCGCTGCCTCCCTGAGAGTCGAACGTCACAGTATATTGCTCCTGCACCGTTACCGTCCATTTCGCGTACAGCGTCACATTGGACGTTACTGTATCTTCTGCGAAGTTCCACGCGTTCGTTCCCTCCGCTTCCTTGTACCAGCCTGCGAAAGTAAAACCCGCTTTCGTCGGTACCGGCGGCTCGCTGATTATCGTACCGCTGTTCACGTCGGCCATGCTCGCAACTGCGCTGCCTCCCTGCGAATTGAACATCACGGTATGTTTAACGCTCGCTGCCTTTACCGTAATTTTGCCGTCTACCACCGTTGTGGAGGCGATTTCTTCACCCTCGTAGAGTTCGTGCTTGGGCACGGATAGCTCCAAATCGCCAGGCTGCGCAGAGTCCTTGATTTTAAAATGAAGGGTGAACACGTTTGTATCATCAATTAAAATCGGGTGGTCAACCAAATTAGCTCTTACATTGGCGATCCCCGTAATGGTGATATCCGTATCGAACGTATCGCCTTGACTGGCACCCAGTTCATTTGTAACTTCATTCCCGGACACCAGTTCGAGCGATGCAGCATCGAATCCGATGGAAATGTCGTACTGGTTGATCATATCCTCCGGTGTCAGAAACACCGGTATATCAACGAAATCTCCGGCATAACCTTCTTTGCTGCCTACCGTCATCGAGTTCGTCGCTATTTCCGAATCCGCATGACCTATCGTTCCGAAAGGCAATAACATAACGGCCGCCAGCATTGTCGAAATCCATTTTTTCCAACGCATTGAATCAACCCTTTCCCACGGCGGCGGCAAGAATCGCTTTGACATCCTCGTCGTCCCATTGTCCGTCGCCGTTCATGTCGAGCGCCTGCAATTGCTCCGGCGTCAGTGTAATCTTACCCTTGATGTATTTGGTCAACAAAAGCGCGTCCGCAGCCGTCACCTTGCCGTCGCCATCCGCGTCTCCCATGACAATCACCGTGTAATAGGCGGTATATACAACATCCGCGGTCACCGTCGAAGCGGCAACCTGTTGGCTGCTAAGCTTCGTGATGCCTCCATCGCTGCTCCATCCTGCAAAATGGTATCCCGCCTCTGGCGTGACCGTCGGAACCGCTGCCGGATGCCCGCCGATCGTTACCTGTTCACTCGTTCCGCTGATCGTTCCGTGATCTCCAGGCGCGTAGCTTACCGTTGCGATCTGCAGTGTAAGCTGTGCGCTTGCTTGTACCGAGAAGGAGCTCTCCCCATTATCGTTAACGGCCGTCACGACGAAGTAATAGGTCGTTCCACCCGCAAGCCCCTGAACTGTATAATGGTCGGTCGTGCCATCTACTGTCGCGATCGGATCGGGGCCGTACACCCCGCTGGCGGTGCCTTGATATATCTTATAATTCGCAACCCCGCTCCCCAAATTCCAGCTAAGCTCCGCTTCCCGATCTCCCGCAACCGCTTGTAGACCCTTAGGGGCTGCAGGCGGTTCCCGGCGCTCGGACACATAAATTTTCGAGACGTCGGACCATGCTAAATACATCGCGTTGTTCAAAGAGGCAAAAGAAGTAACGTTTCCGAGATTCGTGTCCGCAAGTCCCTGGTCCGCCGGGCTCCAATTCGTGCCGTCGTATTCCTCGACCCGGAGGTTCCACTGGAACCCTTGCGAATTCACATCGTTCCAAACGGCAACCAGCTTCTGATTATATACAAATAAATTCGGGCTTTGCGATTGAACCCCCGCCGGTTTATCCAAATTGCCGCTGCCGACAGGGCTCCAGGCACTTCCATCGAAGCTGCTTACCTTCAACTGAGCGGGATTGTTATCTCTCCACACCGCGTATAACAGCCCGTTATAGGCTTGCAGAACCGGGCTTCCTGCCGATGTCGTCGTATTCGTAATCCCCAAATTTCCCGATACGTTCGCCCAAGTGACACTTCCTGCACCCTTGATTGTTCTTTTCATGACGGGGATATAAGTGTAATACGGGCTGTCCGCCATTTGCTCGCTCCAGGTTAAATAAAGATCGTCTTGATAGACTGCGAGCCGCGGCCCAAATGCCACTCCGTTTGAAACGAATGTCATATCCACCGCTTCGCTGCTCCAGACGCTGCCGTTATATTTTTTCACTTGAATTTTCCGGCCCAGGCTCCCGTCCGAAGTACCTATCCAAGTCGCATACAAATCATCTTGATAAACGAGGAGCACCGGCATTTCACCTCTGCCGCTGCCGCTTACCGGATTGTTTCCACTCGTAGATACCCATCCGTTCCCACAGTTTTTCTTGGCCATAATCTGATTGAACGGATACCCCCCCATGGATGAGGTTTCTGCTTCCGTCCAGATGGCGTACAAGCAACCCTGATATACTGTAAGCGAAGGACTGCTTGCACTGCTGCTCGACATGGAGTTCAGGCCGCTCCCGTCATCAGCCGCCGACCACTGACTGCCGTCCCACTTCATTACTCTTATTTCTGTTTCCTGCTGCATCGGGTTATTCATATATTCCTTTTGCTCTGACCATGCCGCATACAAATGGTTGTTCCAGGACGCGATGCTCGGTCCCCTTGCGTTAGAGTTCGCACTCGACCCCGCACTGAGCCCGCCCCGGTCGATCGGCTTCCATACGACTCCCGGGGCGGCGGAAGCTTGTCCCGGCACCGCCAGCAGTTGGAGAATCGCCCCGAACAGCATGACCAGGCTTATAACGACGGATATGACCGCCCTGCAAGCAGTGTTGTTCCTCTTCTGTGCGTTCATGTCTGACCCCCTCTTTCCGAATGTATATTACGGACCTCATGGTCATGAGATCGCCCGCATCTGAGTTTCATTGTAATTAGCAGCTCTCAACATTTTCACAACATTTCCCCATAAAACGACAAAAAAAGCCTTCAAATGGGTGTCTGAAGACTGTTTTCTCTACATTTTCTGCGATTGTTTGTCTGCTACTTCTGTCCCACTCGCCTCGCTCTATTCTCCCTTCTGCTCCATCTGCACCATCAACGCCCGCACCCGGCGAACGCCATCCTGATCCCCAGCCTGGCCTAAGCAATCCGCCAACAAATCATAGTAATTCAGCCGGCTTGGCTCCAATTCGATCAATTTCCAGAGCATCTGCACGCGGGATTCATTCGGTACCCGTTCGAGCGCTGCATTCATGAAGGACATCATGGCCGAGCGAAGCTCCATCCGGTAGGAATTAGCCCATTCGTAATGCTCCATTTCCAAATAATCGCCGCCGCTGTACAACTCAAGCATGTCCTCGGCTTTGGTTGCAGCATCTCCGTCCTTCAGCATCCCAAGCAGCTCCTCCAGGTCGCTGTGGATAGCCGACGGATCAATCCAATACCGCTCGTCACCGTAATTCACGAATCCGTCGTAGCCTTCCGCCTTAAATAGGCTCCGCAAGTAATAAAGGGACGTATGCAACAGCTTTTGTCCACGTTCCGCCGGATCATCCGGCCATAAATATTCCAGAATCGCGTATTTGTATACCGGCCGGCTCCGATGATGCCAAAGCAGCGCAAACAGCTCCTTCGTTTTCTTGGTGCGCCATGTCAATAGCCGGCCGTCTGGAGCGTACAGTTCCATACTACCCAACACTTTGAGCGACAGCTGCGGCTTATCTTCCGCGTGTCTTTCCGGTCCATCCGCCAACCTGGCGGCACTCAGCATGTTCCCATCCATAGAGTCCCCGCTCCGAATCTGCCTTTTGGCCTGCCGGTCCGCATAACGGGATAGCGTTCTAGCTAGCTTGTCCTTGGCGACCGGTTTAAGCAAATACCCGATGGCGGAGGTATCGAACGCATCAATCGCATACTGGTCGTGGGCCGTCACAAAGATGATTTCAGCATCCGGAGAGCATGCTGCCAGCGCTCCTGCAGCCTCCAGCCCGCCCACTCCAGGCATTTCGATATCCAGAAAAATCAAATCCGGTTGGAGATCGCCGCAGCGTTCAATCGCTTCGGTAACCAGTTGAAACCTGCCGACGACCTCCACATCGCCAACTTCGTTCAGCATGATGTCCAAGACATCCAGCGCGATCTCTTCGTCGTCAATCAGAATGGCTCTCCACATAACGCCCCTCCGTCAAATAAATCGTGATTCGAGTTCCTTCACCTAAGCGGCTTTGAATGTCCAGATTCCATCCATACCTCATTTGCAGCCGGCGGTTCACATTTCCGATCCCGATGCCGCCAGACTTTCCTAGTTCCAGCTCCCTAAGCGTGCTTTCGTCCATTCCGGCTCCGTCATCCTCTACAACGATCTCAACGCCACGATCACCGCGGCGGACGATGATATCCACCGTTCCTCCTTCGGGCTTCTGCCCTATTCCGTGACGGACGGCATTTTCGACAATCGGCTGAAGGGTAAGCGGCGGCAGCATGGTGCGCGCATGCTCATCGATCTTATAGCGGACAACCAGCCGCTGGCCGAAACGAAGCTGCTCAATCGCAAGGTAGGCTTGTACCAGCTCCAACTCCCTTTCCAGCGGGACCAATTCTCCCTGAAAAACAAACGTGAACTTGGCGCGTAGATACGTAGTCAAATGCTGAATTGTCTCCCTCAGCTTGTCCACATTTTTGTAGCTGAGCCCGACCAGCGCATTGAGACTGTTGTACAGGAAATGCGGGGATATTTGGGCCTGCAAAAAATCCATCTCCCGCCGTACCGCGAGCGACGAAGAACTTTTCATCGCCAGAAGCGACTGCACCCGGGCCCGAAGTTCCGCCAGTTGAAATGGCTTTTGCAAAATATCGTTGGCCCCCGCCCCAAAGGCGGCCAAAATATCGCGCGTCTGTCCCGAAGCGGTCAGCATCAGCACCGGAAGCTCTGCCAGCCCGTGCAGCGCGCGGATTTCGCGGCAAATGTCGAGTCCCGACACGCCGGGCATCATCAGATCGAGCAGCACCAGATCCGGCTGCTTTCGCCTCAGTGCTGTGAGTGCCTCGGCACCGCCGGACGCCGTCATATACGTATGGCCCATGGAAGCGATGGCGTCCATAGCCACTTTCAGATTGGAAGGCTCGTCGTCGACGATCAAAATATGGAAAGTCTCTTCCACGCCCCCAAGGGCAGGCGAGAGAGGAGCAGTTGGTATCCGGTTGTTCACGATCTCCTTGCATCCCTCATTCCCGGGGAATTCCATCTCCGCTATACGTTCGACTTGTTCTACG from Paenibacillus sp. J23TS9 includes the following:
- a CDS encoding MFS transporter — encoded protein: MNSHEKHKYQWPLIGKRSKPKLHQDDITIVDASMARKAVVATALGNAMEWFDFGIYSYLAVVIGKVFFPSLSGSVQLIYTFATFSIAFVVRPFGGLFFGRLGDRWGRKKVLTITLLMMAISTLCIGLIPSYASIGVTASVLLLLARLVQGFSTGGEYSGAMTFIAESTPDKRRGFLSSGLEVGTLIGYIAGSGLVTLLTYLLGSEQMVAWGWRIPFFVAAPIGLVGLYLRRHLEETPAFEAMEKAKDENKPKVPLRELFSKHWKVMLICTVLVFFFNVVDYMILSYMPSHLTAVLGYGEAEGLLLILIVMFIMIPIVLAMGYFSDRIGNKRIMQIGLAGLLVLSLPAFLWIGSGKLGLVFLGLLILAVFLTCFEGTMPSVLPALFFTDVRYGLLAITYNISASLFGGTTPLVMAWLINLTKNNLVPAYFLIATSIIGLVVVTLWFTETSGKALRGSPPAVTEKHEIKELLDEPEEALWWHEEHAMIQESGAAPEERK
- a CDS encoding InlB B-repeat-containing protein — protein: MRWKKWISTMLAAVMLLPFGTIGHADSEIATNSMTVGSKEGYAGDFVDIPVFLTPEDMINQYDISIGFDAASLELVSGNEVTNELGASQGDTFDTDITITGIANVRANLVDHPILIDDTNVFTLHFKIKDSAQPGDLELSVPKHELYEGEEIASTTVVDGKITVKAASVKHTVMFNSQGGSAVASMADVNSGTIISEPPVPTKAGFTFAGWYKEAEGTNAWNFAEDTVTSNVTLYAKWTVTVQEQYTVTFDSQGGSEVENATGVNSGTTITEPPAPTKAGFTFAGWYKEAEGTNAWNFTEDAVTSDVTLHAKWTRHAAQIQIGSVSGTPGSTVDVPVTVADSTYGIAAYSVQIDFDAEALEVTGITGNAGDYFDSNYDNDAGWLKTAWVDSDAGDTPVVAGEKLFTVSFKIKNEAELSDKALTVQTGEPTFFSILDAFGAEMDKTLTPGKVTVKEGPVQHTVTFDSQGGSAVSSITNVDNGTIISAPPAPTKAGYTFAGWYKEAAGTNAWNFAADTVTSDVTLYAKWASTPSDNSNHSGTPSTSTGSSPGTSTPAKPDGFQVIVDGVVKDQIATALTTKENGKSVLTATIDQAKLVDQLKQAADHSTVIIPVTASVDMVSVVLNGEAVKSMETKQAILEVQTPYGIYRLPAGQIAIDKVSSKLGEQVKLSDIIVRMEIAKSDEAAAVRAQVAAAQGNFEVAATPVTFKVTASYKGTTVDVEQFGGYVERDIPLPTGLDPSKVTTAAVLDPDGSVRHVPTFITTREGKNYAVVNSLTNSDYFLIWNSKAFADVEGHWSKQAVNEMASRMIVKGIDDDHYNPDAVITRAELAAVVVRALGLSDNEGSGHSEFTDVKAGDWYAGAVAKAVEYGLIKGYDNQTFAPDQTITRQEALVIMARAMKLAGLEAEGLDADVLLSPFADRAALASWAKPAIAAAVKNGIVEGSAEGLRPAGNLTRAETAVIVQRFLIKAKLIDNRNAN
- a CDS encoding dockerin type I domain-containing protein, with the protein product MNAQKRNNTACRAVISVVISLVMLFGAILQLLAVPGQASAAPGVVWKPIDRGGLSAGSSANSNARGPSIASWNNHLYAAWSEQKEYMNNPMQQETEIRVMKWDGSQWSAADDGSGLNSMSSSSASSPSLTVYQGCLYAIWTEAETSSMGGYPFNQIMAKKNCGNGWVSTSGNNPVSGSGRGEMPVLLVYQDDLYATWIGTSDGSLGRKIQVKKYNGSVWSSEAVDMTFVSNGVAFGPRLAVYQDDLYLTWSEQMADSPYYTYIPVMKRTIKGAGSVTWANVSGNLGITNTTTSAGSPVLQAYNGLLYAVWRDNNPAQLKVSSFDGSAWSPVGSGNLDKPAGVQSQSPNLFVYNQKLVAVWNDVNSQGFQWNLRVEEYDGTNWSPADQGLADTNLGNVTSFASLNNAMYLAWSDVSKIYVSERREPPAAPKGLQAVAGDREAELSWNLGSGVANYKIYQGTASGVYGPDPIATVDGTTDHYTVQGLAGGTTYYFVVTAVNDNGESSFSVQASAQLTLQIATVSYAPGDHGTISGTSEQVTIGGHPAAVPTVTPEAGYHFAGWSSDGGITKLSSQQVAASTVTADVVYTAYYTVIVMGDADGDGKVTAADALLLTKYIKGKITLTPEQLQALDMNGDGQWDDEDVKAILAAAVGKG
- a CDS encoding response regulator; amino-acid sequence: MWRAILIDDEEIALDVLDIMLNEVGDVEVVGRFQLVTEAIERCGDLQPDLIFLDIEMPGVGGLEAAGALAACSPDAEIIFVTAHDQYAIDAFDTSAIGYLLKPVAKDKLARTLSRYADRQAKRQIRSGDSMDGNMLSAARLADGPERHAEDKPQLSLKVLGSMELYAPDGRLLTWRTKKTKELFALLWHHRSRPVYKYAILEYLWPDDPAERGQKLLHTSLYYLRSLFKAEGYDGFVNYGDERYWIDPSAIHSDLEELLGMLKDGDAATKAEDMLELYSGGDYLEMEHYEWANSYRMELRSAMMSFMNAALERVPNESRVQMLWKLIELEPSRLNYYDLLADCLGQAGDQDGVRRVRALMVQMEQKGE